A single region of the Halorubrum depositum genome encodes:
- a CDS encoding DNA-directed DNA polymerase, producing MKEIYVTNTELIYEDYTPKVQLFGRTEAGKPDSVVVENFDPYFYVPAEEREQVDPFDNDHIEGYDDTEMVGLVNQDELAKVVVNNPKKMGEVASFFSKSWEADVDYTDRLRIDLGIKTGVRVPGDRVTPDEIEPVEMDTPPRVITFDIETDDRGEGFPDYGKAQILSIVAHDNYTDEYVGFIDLDGHGLGERFPDANLDAVSHPSDLGLEHLDQLKFEPNERKMLTEFAKYVQEKDADLICGWNSNGFDTPFTIERMKERGVNADRLSRTGNSYTGYGGPKIEGRTCYDLMEAWKDTKFTKVSGALDNAAEMELEDAKIEHSDKGFYELYSENTRKFLNYNAKDVFLTVGVNEAANVLAFKKALRDTIGLDFEQTTANNEFIEMMIRRKLYEEGYAGPTADPPEDSGKYDGAYVFPAFTGLKENIVGIDLASLYPNALWMLNASPETKVDPIHVEEHDDGLYAVLEEGGDLVPVAKAANDVYFRLDFDGVFRELVDEALRLKEHAGEMKKDDSLSADKKEKWAEEYSVRKTIVNSIYGVLGWVRFFLYDSDIAAAVTLTGQTVIKRTAKYVNEESIANVAYGDTDSNYIEFDSSMSQRECLEAATQITETLNNEVYVELAAEYGMPTDPCRFEIEIEMYASRFFMSGQKKFYAYVKVWDEGMDYDAQIKDGEGKLSISGYPCKKANTAQLTKEVQRETLETIVRGGSKDEIRRIIREGAERIDASNPDFDLIGVPGGLGKELEDYSWSDGTPKGASPRAAYYANKFIKDCNFGKGNTVKRVYLKHTTLGEDTLDVIGYERGAQLNDLRDQLTVDVKRMQDTLVRNPMVDILDAVEIDVDAAIEGQSQTGLAAFC from the coding sequence ATGAAGGAAATCTACGTTACCAATACAGAACTCATCTACGAGGATTACACCCCGAAAGTCCAACTGTTCGGGCGAACTGAAGCGGGGAAGCCGGACTCCGTTGTGGTGGAGAACTTCGACCCGTACTTCTACGTCCCCGCTGAGGAACGCGAGCAGGTTGACCCGTTCGATAATGACCACATCGAGGGGTATGACGACACCGAGATGGTCGGCCTCGTGAACCAAGACGAGCTGGCGAAGGTCGTCGTGAACAACCCAAAGAAGATGGGCGAAGTCGCGTCGTTCTTCTCGAAGTCGTGGGAAGCCGACGTGGACTACACCGACCGGCTCCGTATCGACCTCGGCATCAAGACCGGCGTTCGAGTCCCCGGCGACCGGGTGACTCCCGACGAGATCGAGCCGGTGGAGATGGACACGCCGCCGCGCGTGATTACGTTCGACATTGAGACGGACGACCGGGGGGAGGGCTTCCCCGACTACGGGAAGGCTCAAATCCTGAGCATCGTCGCTCACGACAACTACACCGACGAGTACGTAGGGTTCATCGATCTCGACGGTCACGGGCTTGGTGAACGCTTCCCCGACGCCAACCTCGATGCGGTGAGCCACCCGAGCGACCTCGGCCTCGAACACCTCGACCAGCTCAAGTTCGAGCCGAACGAGCGGAAGATGCTCACCGAGTTCGCCAAGTACGTTCAGGAGAAGGACGCCGACCTCATCTGCGGCTGGAACAGCAACGGGTTCGACACCCCGTTCACAATCGAGCGGATGAAGGAACGCGGCGTCAACGCCGACCGGCTCTCCCGCACCGGGAACTCCTACACCGGGTACGGTGGCCCGAAGATCGAGGGACGCACCTGTTACGACCTGATGGAAGCGTGGAAAGACACGAAGTTCACGAAGGTCAGCGGGGCGCTCGATAACGCCGCCGAGATGGAGCTGGAGGACGCGAAGATCGAACACTCCGACAAGGGATTCTACGAGCTATACTCGGAGAACACTCGGAAGTTCCTCAACTACAACGCGAAAGACGTCTTCCTCACGGTGGGCGTCAACGAAGCCGCGAACGTTCTCGCGTTCAAGAAGGCGCTTCGGGACACCATCGGTCTGGACTTCGAGCAGACCACGGCGAACAACGAGTTTATCGAGATGATGATTCGCCGGAAGCTCTACGAGGAGGGCTACGCCGGGCCGACCGCCGACCCGCCGGAGGATTCCGGTAAGTACGACGGGGCCTACGTGTTCCCGGCGTTCACCGGCCTCAAGGAGAACATCGTCGGTATCGACCTTGCTTCCCTGTACCCGAACGCGCTCTGGATGCTGAACGCCAGCCCGGAGACGAAGGTTGACCCCATCCACGTCGAAGAACACGACGACGGCCTGTACGCAGTCCTCGAAGAAGGGGGCGACCTCGTGCCGGTGGCGAAGGCGGCCAACGACGTTTACTTCCGACTCGATTTCGACGGCGTGTTCCGCGAACTAGTAGACGAAGCTCTCCGGCTCAAGGAACACGCTGGCGAGATGAAGAAGGACGACTCGCTGAGCGCCGATAAGAAGGAGAAATGGGCCGAGGAGTATAGTGTCAGGAAGACGATAGTTAACTCGATCTACGGCGTTTTGGGGTGGGTTCGGTTCTTCCTCTACGACTCCGATATTGCCGCCGCTGTCACCCTTACAGGGCAGACAGTAATCAAGCGAACGGCGAAATACGTCAACGAGGAAAGTATCGCAAATGTGGCATACGGGGATACCGACTCAAATTATATAGAATTTGATAGTTCGATGAGTCAGCGAGAGTGCCTCGAAGCCGCAACCCAAATCACGGAAACGCTGAACAACGAGGTCTACGTCGAACTCGCCGCCGAGTACGGGATGCCGACTGACCCCTGCCGGTTCGAGATCGAGATCGAGATGTACGCCTCTCGGTTCTTCATGTCCGGCCAAAAGAAGTTCTACGCCTACGTGAAGGTGTGGGACGAGGGGATGGACTACGACGCCCAAATCAAGGACGGAGAGGGCAAGCTGTCCATCAGCGGCTACCCGTGCAAGAAGGCGAACACGGCTCAGCTCACCAAGGAGGTTCAACGGGAGACGCTGGAAACTATTGTTCGTGGTGGCTCGAAGGACGAAATTCGCCGCATCATTCGGGAAGGGGCCGAGCGCATCGACGCCTCGAACCCGGACTTCGACCTGATTGGCGTCCCCGGCGGTCTTGGAAAAGAGCTTGAAGACTACTCGTGGTCTGACGGGACGCCGAAGGGCGCTTCGCCCCGAGCGGCGTACTACGCTAACAAGTTTATCAAGGACTGCAACTTCGGGAAGGGGAACACGGTCAAGCGGGTCTACCTCAAGCACACCACGCTCGGAGAAGACACGCTCGATGTGATTGGATACGAGCGGGGAGCGCAGTTGAACGATCTCCGCGACCAGCTCACCGTGGACGTGAAGCGGATGCAGGACACGCTCGTTCGGAACCCGATGGTGGACATCCTCGATGCGGTAGAGATCGACGTAGACGCCGCGATTGAAGGGCAGAGTCAGACCGGCCTCGCCGCGTTCTGCTAA
- a CDS encoding DUF6610 family protein — translation MSLTEYASTSDSSSSPNRIDVIVTSCGGEDMPRAAYRGGSLVGMESTKARPPREIPVEFVDWPFLQDDLSFDQKWESHLDVVKREKPKYAVAPDIENESSLNSTLAKADRLRRHAEVVIVVPKGVKPDRIPSRFRVGLPAQDRFGGVPWPVWEYRNCRSVHILGGSPHRQFELSHYVPVHSVDTASPLKAAQFGSVWQGDKWGEDGYNYYDRIERSMENVLKSWNDDERVDSAFLNRRRREIEHPQTPSLLETDRKAHPPSREELCIGPDEEIPFPGRAYFYRDDTLEYDEWLREYRGREPSWA, via the coding sequence ATGAGTCTCACCGAGTACGCATCGACCAGCGACAGCTCCAGCTCACCCAACCGAATTGATGTTATAGTCACGTCCTGCGGCGGCGAGGATATGCCCCGAGCGGCCTACCGTGGTGGCTCGCTCGTGGGGATGGAAAGCACGAAAGCCCGACCACCGAGGGAGATTCCGGTGGAGTTCGTCGATTGGCCGTTCCTTCAAGATGATCTATCGTTCGACCAGAAGTGGGAGTCCCACCTCGATGTGGTGAAACGCGAGAAGCCGAAGTATGCTGTTGCGCCTGATATTGAGAACGAATCTTCCCTCAATTCTACTCTTGCTAAGGCTGACCGGCTTCGCCGTCACGCAGAGGTCGTTATCGTGGTTCCGAAGGGAGTCAAACCCGACCGTATTCCCTCTCGGTTCCGCGTCGGACTCCCCGCTCAAGACCGCTTTGGTGGTGTACCGTGGCCTGTATGGGAGTACCGTAACTGCCGAAGCGTTCACATCCTCGGTGGTAGCCCGCACCGACAATTCGAGTTATCCCACTACGTCCCCGTCCACTCAGTCGATACAGCTTCGCCTCTGAAAGCGGCTCAATTCGGGAGTGTGTGGCAGGGCGATAAGTGGGGAGAGGACGGCTACAACTACTACGACCGCATCGAGCGGTCGATGGAGAACGTCCTGAAATCGTGGAACGACGACGAAAGAGTTGACTCGGCGTTCCTGAACCGTCGACGGCGGGAGATCGAACACCCACAAACCCCGTCGCTTCTCGAAACCGACCGGAAGGCCCACCCTCCCTCTCGGGAGGAGCTGTGTATCGGGCCGGACGAGGAGATTCCCTTCCCCGGTCGGGCGTACTTCTACCGCGACGACACGCTCGAATACGACGAATGGCTCCGCGAGTACCGGGGCCGTGAGCCGTCTTGGGCGTAG
- a CDS encoding RecB family exonuclease — MSKALTDDGKEIDLTVPDDNAENGLEHISKSRIKTYLQCPRKFLYLYWMDNRTPGSYHTEKGSQIHRAYETFHENLIEYVQEHGERPEWYADVMGPWEDYAQWLHPHIENFWKFEDTRWELALDVADSTEEALDLWLPLGVEVEGRLEGDDVPIGSLPWMGYADALLHAATVPGIEADVGVVIVDYKTGKVQDEQYRHKGIYLEGEFYGWLFENELDYEIAGVAGYYPQEDELVVSPYPDEDRRHIIRKAVLGMQMKPEMENYELNTGPLCHYGHGKCFFYDDCPSTWGKKGGEGYHGFAEPDGSTKPKDEITDHKRAKNWYPY, encoded by the coding sequence ATGAGTAAGGCACTCACAGACGACGGTAAGGAAATCGACCTCACCGTTCCCGACGATAACGCTGAGAACGGACTCGAACACATCTCGAAGTCCCGAATCAAGACGTACCTCCAATGCCCGAGGAAGTTCCTCTACCTCTACTGGATGGACAACCGGACGCCCGGCTCCTACCACACCGAGAAGGGGAGTCAGATTCACCGGGCCTACGAGACGTTTCACGAGAACTTGATCGAGTACGTCCAAGAACACGGCGAGCGCCCCGAGTGGTACGCCGACGTGATGGGGCCGTGGGAAGACTACGCCCAATGGCTTCACCCACATATCGAGAACTTCTGGAAGTTCGAGGATACCCGATGGGAGCTTGCCCTCGATGTGGCTGACAGTACCGAGGAAGCACTCGATTTGTGGCTCCCCCTCGGGGTCGAAGTCGAAGGCCGACTCGAAGGCGACGATGTTCCTATCGGGAGCCTCCCGTGGATGGGGTACGCCGACGCTCTGCTTCACGCCGCGACTGTCCCCGGCATTGAGGCCGACGTGGGCGTGGTTATCGTGGACTACAAGACCGGGAAGGTTCAGGACGAACAGTACCGCCATAAGGGAATCTACCTAGAAGGAGAGTTCTACGGCTGGCTGTTCGAGAACGAACTCGACTACGAGATCGCGGGAGTCGCTGGTTACTATCCACAGGAGGATGAGCTGGTCGTCTCCCCCTACCCGGACGAAGACCGCCGACACATCATCCGAAAGGCCGTCCTCGGGATGCAGATGAAGCCCGAGATGGAGAACTACGAGCTAAACACCGGCCCGCTCTGTCACTATGGGCACGGCAAGTGCTTCTTCTACGACGACTGCCCCTCGACGTGGGGGAAGAAGGGCGGGGAAGGCTACCACGGGTTCGCTGAACCAGATGGTAGCACGAAGCCGAAGGATGAGATAACCGACCACAAGCGGGCGAAGAACTGGTATCCCTACTAA
- a CDS encoding DNA N-6-adenine-methyltransferase, whose protein sequence is MSTNRKTTNKSTEGGRDFQNKAHYESGNDERGTPVELARQLKRANGGLFDLDPCSGCEPEPIGRERFTIDDDGLAQRWFGSVWMNPPYSDIEDWMKKASTEAQRDDVDYVLCLVPNRTSTQWFHKYAVEAEVFCVIEGRLKFEHTDGSAPFPSAIFAYGDVPDDVMDVLHHRGAVYNIEEGDDGQQVRLMEWAESDVESEEDTTIVVSQSECQPLKSVNLHDRLTLHINDDTLGAPAHLDAEVTVEIVSGQVRNGQQELLTQVPQDDRDGTWYILSYPVFGDGSVYAAVEQPGSGWYDVILEKIEINE, encoded by the coding sequence ATGAGTACGAACCGGAAGACAACGAACAAATCGACTGAAGGAGGTAGGGATTTTCAAAACAAGGCGCACTACGAATCCGGCAACGACGAACGCGGCACTCCTGTTGAACTCGCTCGGCAATTGAAGCGGGCGAACGGCGGCCTATTCGATCTCGACCCCTGTTCTGGATGTGAACCCGAACCCATCGGTCGGGAGCGGTTCACGATAGACGACGACGGCCTCGCTCAACGGTGGTTCGGGTCGGTGTGGATGAACCCGCCGTATTCGGACATAGAAGACTGGATGAAGAAGGCCAGCACCGAGGCTCAGCGTGACGACGTGGACTATGTTCTCTGTTTGGTTCCGAACCGGACGAGTACGCAATGGTTCCACAAGTACGCGGTCGAAGCCGAGGTGTTCTGCGTTATCGAGGGTCGACTCAAGTTCGAGCATACGGACGGGTCAGCTCCCTTCCCGAGCGCGATCTTCGCCTACGGGGATGTTCCCGACGACGTGATGGACGTTCTCCACCACCGGGGAGCGGTCTACAACATCGAGGAGGGAGACGACGGCCAGCAAGTCCGTCTGATGGAATGGGCCGAGAGCGACGTTGAATCCGAGGAGGATACCACCATCGTCGTCTCTCAGTCCGAGTGCCAGCCGCTCAAGAGCGTCAACCTTCACGACCGGCTCACGCTCCACATCAACGACGACACGCTCGGAGCGCCCGCCCACCTCGATGCGGAGGTGACGGTGGAGATCGTCTCCGGTCAAGTACGGAACGGTCAGCAGGAACTTCTCACGCAGGTTCCCCAAGACGACCGAGACGGAACGTGGTATATTCTCTCTTACCCGGTGTTCGGTGACGGCTCGGTGTACGCCGCCGTTGAACAGCCGGGGAGTGGGTGGTACGACGTGATTCTCGAAAAAATAGAAATCAATGAGTAA
- a CDS encoding DUF6378 domain-containing protein, which produces MDGVNNGRLLEEAQEIIEGRSETHGSAEDSFGRIAEWWTTYLSTEYGSDLTLKDADVGEMMELFKLARAQGGDYHEDDYRDRLGYVNLASNLRR; this is translated from the coding sequence ATGGACGGAGTGAATAACGGGAGACTTCTCGAAGAAGCGCAGGAAATCATCGAGGGCCGTTCCGAAACCCACGGTTCTGCCGAAGACTCCTTTGGTCGAATCGCTGAATGGTGGACGACCTACCTCTCAACGGAGTACGGGAGCGACCTGACGTTGAAGGACGCCGACGTTGGGGAGATGATGGAACTGTTCAAGCTCGCCCGAGCGCAGGGCGGAGACTACCACGAGGATGATTATCGTGACCGACTCGGCTACGTCAACCTCGCCAGCAACTTGCGACGATGA
- a CDS encoding ERCC4 domain-containing protein: MTEFTILRDTREHEGHGYWFEDYPVKVKEKKLRTGDYAVEEPGYYGKHGTYVPPFAVERKAKGDFLNSITHERDRFERELKRADDWEAPMPVVVEAPWLDFTQGNYWRNINPNSIIGTVEKWPGYYNVDFFFKPTDSDAEQFTYDFLKWWNNRG; this comes from the coding sequence ATGACCGAGTTCACGATTCTTCGGGACACCCGAGAACACGAGGGCCACGGGTACTGGTTCGAGGATTACCCCGTGAAGGTGAAAGAGAAGAAGCTCCGAACCGGGGACTACGCCGTAGAGGAACCGGGCTACTACGGCAAGCACGGAACCTACGTCCCGCCGTTCGCCGTCGAACGGAAGGCGAAGGGTGACTTCCTTAACTCCATCACTCACGAACGCGACCGCTTCGAGCGGGAGCTGAAGCGAGCTGATGATTGGGAAGCCCCGATGCCGGTAGTGGTGGAAGCCCCGTGGCTCGATTTCACGCAGGGCAATTACTGGCGGAACATCAATCCCAACTCCATCATTGGGACGGTCGAAAAGTGGCCGGGCTACTACAACGTGGACTTCTTCTTCAAGCCCACAGACTCAGACGCAGAGCAGTTCACCTACGATTTCCTCAAGTGGTGGAACAACCGAGGGTGA
- a CDS encoding beta/alpha barrel domain-containing protein, with product MMSVTIQTDEEKFEELFGSANTETLEGAIENDENTVCLGTYGEDLREKNKRITWDYTLASEHPEVIQDIIAGETEVVDLWPVEDEDATVKTRIQKDYFEKAEEFFDIDLRENKDAIYVHPEWNFIAVIHPEDSEKYLAIAPVVYGE from the coding sequence ATGATGAGTGTTACAATCCAAACTGATGAGGAGAAGTTCGAGGAACTGTTCGGAAGCGCGAACACCGAAACGCTCGAAGGAGCGATAGAGAACGACGAGAACACGGTCTGCCTCGGAACCTACGGCGAAGACCTGAGGGAGAAGAACAAGCGGATAACGTGGGACTACACTCTCGCATCGGAACACCCTGAGGTCATTCAGGACATAATCGCCGGGGAGACTGAGGTAGTTGATCTGTGGCCGGTGGAGGACGAGGATGCCACGGTGAAGACCCGGATTCAGAAGGACTACTTCGAGAAGGCAGAGGAGTTCTTCGACATCGACCTTCGGGAGAACAAGGACGCGATCTACGTCCACCCCGAGTGGAACTTCATCGCGGTGATTCACCCCGAGGATTCGGAGAAGTACCTCGCAATCGCCCCGGTGGTGTACGGTGAGTAA
- a CDS encoding helix-turn-helix domain-containing protein: MSTLADFGAEIPDEEPWKDAEVLREMYHDEGLDQSEMGDELGCSAGTISYWMNKLGVDTTHTSHNTRQEPRPEDWECEYYSVCGNETPGPRNGLCDDCLDMVRDNQSSYYDGETVERSSFDDMTEFVKALYELRGKDLENQ, from the coding sequence ATGAGTACGCTCGCTGACTTCGGGGCGGAAATCCCCGACGAAGAACCGTGGAAGGACGCGGAAGTTCTCCGCGAGATGTACCACGATGAGGGGCTTGACCAGTCCGAGATGGGGGACGAACTCGGCTGTTCTGCCGGGACGATCTCCTACTGGATGAACAAGCTCGGAGTAGATACCACCCACACCTCTCACAACACCCGGCAGGAACCCCGCCCGGAGGATTGGGAGTGTGAATACTACTCGGTGTGTGGCAACGAGACGCCCGGCCCCCGGAACGGGCTGTGCGACGACTGCCTCGATATGGTTCGAGACAACCAATCGTCGTACTACGACGGCGAGACAGTCGAGCGGAGTAGCTTCGATGATATGACGGAGTTCGTGAAGGCTCTGTACGAACTTCGCGGTAAAGACTTAGAGAACCAATGA
- a CDS encoding CynX/NimT family MFS transporter: MSIRPTNDDGEELIGVERREALVETWGVDTETFEPPHASDDNPFRSMPSGIHFEGYHHDDYCPECGRGGREKGVLSDYTGGINGGYMTVFLCEGCLSVWLKSFGWSAQREYPKNHIFHPKNR; the protein is encoded by the coding sequence ATGAGTATTAGACCCACCAACGACGACGGCGAGGAGTTAATCGGAGTCGAGCGGCGGGAAGCCCTCGTGGAAACGTGGGGAGTGGATACCGAGACGTTCGAGCCACCCCACGCAAGCGACGACAACCCCTTCCGGTCGATGCCCTCGGGGATTCACTTCGAGGGATACCACCACGACGATTACTGCCCGGAATGTGGTCGAGGCGGTCGTGAGAAGGGAGTGCTGAGCGACTACACCGGAGGCATCAACGGCGGCTATATGACCGTCTTCCTATGCGAGGGCTGTCTCTCGGTGTGGCTCAAGTCCTTCGGCTGGTCGGCTCAGCGAGAATATCCTAAGAACCACATCTTCCACCCTAAGAACCGATGA